TCGCTGCTTGCTCTACGAACCAGGACATTTTACTCGACTGCCTTATCGATATTACACTTTCCGCAGTAGTGGCATTGATTTTTTTGCGCTGGACTCAAACACCTTTAACGCTCCTGCGCCATTACCAACAACAGGAGAAGGTAAAGCATATCGACGTACTTTGGAAGCTCGTATTTATGAATTAGAACAAGAAAAGTTGCAAATTATGGAGGAAGCAGCGCAGCTCAATCATAATTTACCAGAAGATGCTGAAAGACTTGATGATTTAGAAGCAAAGTTAGAGCAAACTGAAGAAATCAAACTTGATATTGATAAGCAATTAGCAGCAGATGAATCTACTGTAACTGACTTTGAACAATTGACATGGCTACGACAAAGACTGATTGAATCATGGAACACGCCAGAAGTTCGGGGTAGAGTCATTTACTTGCATCATCCACCCTACGTCACTGAAGCATCAAAGTGGTATCAGGCACAAACTTTAGCAGTACGTCGTAATCTGCGTTGGGTTCTGGATGAAGTTGCAAAAGAACTGGGCGGGCTACCGCAGCGCCCACTTGTCGATTTAGTATTAACAGGTCATGCACATTGTTTAGAGCACCTTTCCACAGGCGATACCGGACATGCAGATTCTTATATTGATTGGATTGTCTGTGGTGGAAGTGGTTATAGCTTGCGAAGACAGCGTAAAGAAGGAACAGAATTAAAAGAGACCTTTGGGAGTATTGAGCGCGAGGTTGCGCGATCGCATCTTTACATCGGTCGTAGCGGTCACGGCTCGCACAAACGACGACCTTATTCATTTTTACGGATTGATGTCAAAGCAGGAAACCCTGCCAAGTTTGTCGTTCAGCCTTTTGTTGCTGAACGATATCAGCGCGACTGGTTGGAACAAGATATTGAGCCATTTAAAATTTAGTATTTACTGTGCGATCTCTAAAATATCTGCGTTACACTAACCGACAAGTTCTATCTTACGAAAGATGAAGTAGATGATTCACTGTTGATTTATATAAAGCTAGAAATAATAGTACATTGATACTACCGCTTTGTTAACTAAAGCAACAGAGTACTTCAGAACGGCAAAAGTTGTCACGCAAAAAGTGGCTGAATTGCTATCTGCTCAAGTTTGTGTCACTAATGAGCAAGGAATCGTCATTGCCAGTAGTAACGTAGAGCTAGTTGGACTGTCCAGCAATGACCTAGACACTACTGCAACCAACCATCACTTACGAGTACCTTTATCTGTAGATATGCAAGCAGGTGAAGTCATTGTCGGCGAGCCCCGCAATGGTGATGTTATTTCTCCTCGTTTGGCACAGGTATTAGTAGAAATGGTTATCAATCAAACAGCCATTATTGACAACCTCCCGACTCAGCATCAACTAAAAGATAAGTTGATCTACGATCTCCTGCATGGCTTGATTGATGAGACAACTGTTATTCGCTACAGCAAACTTTTAGGATTAGACTTATCACCACCTCGTGCTGTCATTTTAATAGATGCTTCGGAATACATTTTAGGCAATTATCCTCAACAACCAGAAGAAACCGTTGAAGTTAAAATTCGACGTCGAGCGCAGTTGGTGATTAGTAGTATTGTCCGATTCTTTCACTTGCCGAAAGATACAATTTGTGCGTACATTGGTGATGGTGAAATAGCCGTATTAAAAGCAAGTAATACAAAAAATCTGGCAAATTGGGCGAAAAGTGGAGATGTGCTAGAACAGTCTAGTTATTCTTGGGCAAATCTTACTGCACTCAATCGCGCAGCGATCGCACTTTTAGCTTGCTTAAGAGCAGATACAGGTACAGAAATTAGCATTGGAATTGGGCGATATCATCCAGGAATTCAGGGATTGGCTCATTCTTATCAGGATGCACGAGCAGCACTATCTCTAGGTTGTCGCTTTCATGGCAAGAATCAAGTTCACTGTCTAGCCCAACTTGGAATTGCTGCTTTAGTTGGTGTTTCTGATGAAAAAACGAAAATTGAACTAGCAACACACCTGTTGAGTCCCCTCGATCGCGAACCAGAATTACTAGCGACTTTGGATACCTTTTTTGCAACAAATCTTAGCTCTAAAGCAACTGCTAGTCAGTTGTTAATTCATCGCAATACTCTCACCTATCGGTTGGAAAAAATTACATCCCTGATAGGACTCGATCCACGGCGCTTTGATGATGCTGTGCAAATTCGTCTAGCGTTGTTATTGCGATCGCTCAACTCAACATTTGCTGCAAAAAGATAATATCAAATTTAGTTAATTACTTACGATTTAAAGTGATGCTTTGATGAGTGACTAGTCACTAGCAACTCAATGAATAGTCAGGTGATTCAGCCGGAAAGGATGTAGCTTTAGGATGGTATGACATCGTGAAAGCGGGAATAATCAAGATAGCGATCGCCATTTGAAGAACGCAATATAATATCCACGAATCTCATATTCCATAATATGTCACTAGCAACATAAATATAACGAGCATAGATCGTTTGGGAAACAGTTTCATCAATGCCCATAAGTGTAATAATGATTGAAGACTCCTCTTGTGCAAGCGTTTCAAGTGTAGAGCCATATAAAGGACTAGACTTATCAATTGGGTGCATAGCTGTCCAAGAAAGAGCAAAACTGGGATTCTGGCTGCGTATTAGTTGTAAGTCATAGACTCGCCGCATAAAATGTCCTTCCGCGTTGACTTCATCTTTTGCTAGACGTACGCGCAGTTCTGCTTCTAAAATTTGGTTGCCGCGCTTGTTAGCTGTGCGAAACATTAGCGTAGGTACACCGTTATAGGACGTAATCACTGCAACGCGGCTAAAAATTACCCTCGCAGTAGGTTGTGAGAGGCGAGCAAAGGCTAGTCCAGTTCCCATTGCTAACCCAATTAAACCCAAAAGCGATTCAATTGCCACTAGGATGTTGGCATAAAGTGTTTGAGGGTACATCGCTCCATAACCAATTGATGCCATAGTTTGGATACTAAAAAAGAAGGCATCAAAAAAGTTACCAGGTCTTGCATTAGCAATGCTATTTGTTTCTAGCAAATATGCCAAAGCAAAGAGAGCATTACCAACCATGTAGCCCAAAGCAACGATCGCCAAAAATCCAGTCCAAGGAACAGTAAGTAACAAATGATACGGATCGCGCCAGAAAGAGTACCATTTACCCACTCCGACAATATTTAACCGCCCATTTTTTTTAACAATTTGGACTACCCGCGATGAACGACGTTTCTGCATTATGAGTCGCTCCTATCGACTTTGATTTGTTCTATTTAACGATTTCTCCGACGTGGCGATCGCCTATTTCCACCACCAAAAATACGACTCAAAAAGTTTGAACGTTTGCGCCGAGGACGCTCAGTCTCAGACGGCTCGTTAGGTTGCATTCCTTGTTCTGCGCGAGCTTCAGGAGTTAAAGGTACAGCATTTTCAGCAGGCGTGATTCCCGAACCAAATCTTCTGGCATAAACTTGAGTAAACTCTGCACCCAAAAGCAAAATTTGCGAAGCATAAAAAACCCATGCCAGGACAACAACAAGCGAACCAGCCGCACCATAAACCGAACCAAAACTACTATTACCTAAATATTGACCGAGTAAAAATCGACCAATCGAAAATAAAAACGATGTGATAATTGCACCAATCCAAACATCACTCCAAGTAATTTTTACATCTGGCAGAATTTTGTAAATTGCGGCAAATAAGAATGTCGTAACAATAAAGCCAAAAACAAATGAAAACAACTGTAAAAATGAGCTAAGAAAGGGAAACCAGCTACCGAAAAAGTTAACAACTCCTGATAATCCTGCACTGAGTACCAGGGAAACTAGCAACAAAAAGCCAATCCCTAAAATCATGGCAAACGATAAAAAACGGTTGCGAACGACATTGAGTAAACCTTGCTCAGGTTTAGGTTTAACTTCCCAAACTGTATTGAGTGCATCTTGTAATTCAGCAAATAAACCTGTAGCACCGAAAAGCAAAACAACAACACTAATGACTGAAGCAAAAGTTCCTTCAGCAGGTTGACTAGCGTTTTCAATTGCTGTTTGGATAAACTCAGCACCGTCTCTACCAACTAAACCTTGGATTTGGGCGACAATTTCATTTCTAGCAGCGTCTTCTCCAAAAACAGAACCAGCGATCGCAATGACAATAATTAGCAATGGTGCTAAGGAAAACATTGTGTAATAAGCTAATGCTGCCGCAATGCGAGCAACTTTATCTTTATTCCATTCGGCAATTGTCTCTTTCAACAAACTTATAATGACTTTGATGTTCACAGATATCTCCTCAGCACGGGATATAGCTTGATTTAATAGTTGGCTTGAGTTAGAAAAGTTTTAATGAGATGTGCTAATAGTAGACAGTTATCTTAGATTGTTAGTGATTCCTGTTGCAGAATACAAGCAGACGCAGTAAATAGTAAGTATTAGCCATTACCTTGCTAAAGAATTTCATACTCTAAGTTTGTTGGATGACAACAGCTTTTGGTATCGTAATGCAAAAGATAAATTTTTTGTCAATCTGCAATAAGTAGTACAAGTGCATACCCAGCAGCACCGAGTGCAAATGCCCAAAAGCGGCTTTCACGCTCTTCTGGTAATTCTTCTTTGAGTACATTGAGAATGACTCCACCTGCTACAAAAGCAAAAAGTCCTCCTATTGCCATATCTTGAATTTCTGTAGCTTGTCCGATCAAGAACCCAAAAACAATAGCGATCGCCAGTATCCAACGTCCTAGTTTGTCATAGTCACGCTTATGGTTTTCTCGTAAACCGTGATCGTTAACAATAAAATGTAATGCCATAGCAAAAGCGAATAATAATACATTTGTGGCTCCTGGTTCTTGCCGATGCACTAACAAATAGCCAATGAGTGCGTTGTAACTGGCAAAAGAGAGAATATGAAGCCAAAAAATACGCAAACTAGTCCTATCTTTCTTGCCCACTTTGCGACTACTACGGCGTGATATATTCGCGGCTCGCTCTAAGCCATAAAAAACAGCTAAACCAGTTAGCGCAAATAAATAAACATGATTTTCCAAGTAAACAAATATACCGTTGTGATTTTGCTCAAATGCGCGTTGTCTTTCACTGAGTTCAGGTAACAAATGCACAAACACATAAGCGACAGAAACACCTCCAGCCATCGATAACCAGCGGCTGCGGGGTATAGTATCAAGAAAGCGTAATCTTCCGGCAAAGATATGTACAAAAGCAAGTCCGACTGCAAGCAGTGCTGTCAGGATCATATGTATCTTCTAGAGTATTCCTACATATAACTAGAATGCAGAACCATTTACTGTAGTTGCAAAGTTCAATTTGTTCATCTACAACTAACTTACAAAATATTACCCAAGATGACAGATTATAAATATATGGCTCTGGTCAGGAAACTATCGCAATAGGACTCAGTCGAAGTATTAGGGATTTTATTAACCACTAGCAAACTTGAGTGATATCACTCTTCAATATATTGTTATTTTTATGCATACGCTACTAAAAAGAAGGCATTTCTTAATGGGTTTGGGTGCGTTGACCGGCATGGGAGCCTTCACAACTGCATCTCAACTACGACACTTCAATAAACTTGTACCCGCAATAGCAGATTCTTCCGGTATTGCTTTAGCTGCAGAAGTCGCTTTACACTCCTCAGCTAGAACAAAAGGATTAATTTTTGGTGCAGCCGCAACTTATCAGCAGTTGTCCTCAAACCAGGCATACGCTAACTTATTTGCCCAACAGTGTGGTATGTTAGTGCCCACTAACGAACTGAAATGGCAAGAACTACGCCCTAGCCCTGGTAGATTTAATTTTACGCGGGCAGATTGGATGGCTCGATTCGCTCGTTCGCATGGAATGTTATTTCGCGGGCACACTTTGGTATGGCATAAGGCTTTACCCAATTGGTTTGCCAGTACAGTAAATAAACAAAACGCTGAAAAATATCTCAGAGAACATATCTCTCGCGTTGCTGGGCATTATGCTGGACAAATGCACTCTTGGGATGTAGTAAATGAAGCAATTGATCTACAAGTGCAACGTGCAGATAAATTACGTAACACGCCTTGGTTAAGGTTTTTAGGTCCAGAGTATATTGAGCTTGCATTTCGTGCTGCAGCTGAAGCTGATCCACGAGCTTTGCTTGTGTATAACGATTTTGCAATCGAGCATGACACTCCGCAAGCCGAAGCCAAGCGTACTGCTGTACTGCGGTTATTAGAACGTTTAAAGTCTAGAGGGACTCCAGTTCAAGCTTTAGGAATTCAAAGTCACTTGTTTGGTCATCCTGATGGTGTCAAATTTACGCAAATACGTAGGTTTCTGCGCAATGTTGCGGATTTAGGCTTACAAATTATGATTACAGAACTTGATGTGAACGATCAGCAGTTACCTAAAGATGCTGCTGTTCGCGATCGCGCAGTTGCAAAGATCTATACAGATTTTCTGTCCGCCGTGCTTGATGAACCAGCAGTAATCGCAGTCATGACATGGGGATTAAGCGATCGCTATACGTGGTTAGCCAACAGAAAACCCCGTGGAGACGGTGGAGGATTGCGACCGTTGCCTTTTGATGAGCAACTTCGACCTAAACCAGCATGGCAATCTTTATCAGGTGCGATCGCACAAGCGCCTTCACGCTCATCTCAACCAGGATTACCAATTCCAACAAAGTTTCCTGATATTGCAGGTCACTGGGCGCAAGGTTATATTCGAGCATTAGCTGACAAAAACATCATTAGTGGCTTTCCAGACGGTACGTTTAAACCTAATGCACCTGTCACTCGTGCTGAGTTCGCAGCAATTGTCACAAAAGCTTTTCCCAAAGCATCGCAAAACAATCCCAGCATAGAATTTGGCGATATTCCTCAAAGTTTTTGGGGTTACAGTGCGATTCAAACTGCTGTCAGAAGAGGCTTTCTTGTTGGTTATCCTGGCAGAATTTTTCAGCCTAGTCAGCAAATTCCTAGAGTTCAAGTTGTTGTAGCGTTAGCAAGTGGCTTAAATCTCAGCAGTAATAATACTAATGTACTTTCTTTTTACCAAGATGCAGCACAAATTCCTAACTATGCAACTAATAAAGTTGCAGCAGCTACTCAAAGGCGGATGGTTGTTAACTACCCGACAGCAAGACAACTAAACCCAAATCGTAATGCCACTCGCGCTGAAGTTGCGGCATTTGTCTATCAAGCTTTAGTTGATGCAGGTCAAGCACAGCCAATTAATTCTCCTTATTTAGTCCGAGTTTGAATTACAGATGTTCTTCGACTGAAGGGGGGATTATTCAAGCAAAGTGTATATTGGTACACCAAATATCAATAACTTCAGTCGGGCGATCGCCTTGACTCACCTCAACGACTAAATTTGCATTGGCGCACCAGGACCTAAGGGAAATCCTAAAAACAACCAAACAAAGAACAATACTGTCCAACAAATTAAAAAACTTAACGAATACGGTAGCATCAACGAAATCAATGTACCAATGCCTAGGTTTCTATCATATTTTTGCCCAAAAGCAACAACAATAGGAAAGTACGGCATCAGTGGCGTCACAATATTCGTTGTTGAATCTCCAATTCTGTAAATTGCCTGTGTCAATTCAGGAGAGTAACCAACCAACATCAACATTGGCACAAACACAGGTGCCATGACAGCCCACTTTGCTGAAGCAGAACCAACGAATAAATCGAGAATAACTGTTAACAAAATAAAGAGGAGTAAGATGGGTGGACCAGTAATTCCTGTAGCCCTGAGAAAATTAGCACCACTGACTGCAGTAATGATGCCCAAATTACTCCAGTTGAAATATGCAATAAATTGAGCAGCAATAAACGCAAGCGCAATATAGTATCCCAAAGAACTCATTGCACTACCCATTGATTGGGCAACATCTTTATCATTGCGAATCGTACCCGCAGCTTTACCGTAGGCGATCGCAGGAAGTAAAAAAGCGATCGCAATCAAAAACACAATTCCATCAATAAACGGTGAAGGAATAATCGCAGAGGTTTCAGGATCGCGTAAAATTCCTTGTGGTGGCAACAGTAGCGCTAAAACAAAAACCACAAAAGCCAATAACGCATAACCTGCCCAACGCAATCCTTTGCGTTCTCTCGCAGTTAGTTCTTCTAGTGTTGCTTCTCCCTGATAGCTACCAAGGCGTGGTTCTACAATTTTGTCGGTAATATACCAACCAACAAGGGTGACAAGAAATGTAGAAACTGCAAGAAAATAGTAGTTTGCTGTGGCATTGACTTCGTAGTTAGGATTAATTAGTTGTGCTGCACTTTGTGACAATCCGGCAAGGAGAGGGTCTAAAGGACTCAGCAATAAGTTAGCACTAAAACCACCCGAAACACCTGCAAACGCCGCTGCCATGCCTGCTAGGGGATGACGTTTAAACGCCAAAAAGACAATCGCCCCTAAGGGAACTAAAACGACATAACCCGCATCTGATGCGATGTTAGACATTACTCCAGCAAAAACAACCGTTGGAGAAATTAACCTTGCAGGTGCAACAAGTACTAACTGACGAAGTAAAGCTGCAAGTAATCCTGTCGCTTCTGCAACTCCCACACCCAACATCGCAACAATTACAGTTCCCAAGGGTGGAAATTCAG
The DNA window shown above is from Gloeocapsopsis sp. IPPAS B-1203 and carries:
- a CDS encoding metallophosphoesterase is translated as MEFVSDPPISVKIEKMKQRVRWQDPLIFERQIDQTRFVFASEEDNPEFSFLVVGDSGSGKHRKHNPQRQIAERMLKHCDRSRFILHTGDVVYLVGSSEYYPKNFIEPYKEFIVGGEKPKKVAYDEMVFKMPILPVLGNHDYYDLPLIYGLMGGATLPIRRLLKLRLDLDIGWHGSYQGKAYAKAFIDYLKAIDSDKELQRHLDKHYTATTSTGRCLLYEPGHFTRLPYRYYTFRSSGIDFFALDSNTFNAPAPLPTTGEGKAYRRTLEARIYELEQEKLQIMEEAAQLNHNLPEDAERLDDLEAKLEQTEEIKLDIDKQLAADESTVTDFEQLTWLRQRLIESWNTPEVRGRVIYLHHPPYVTEASKWYQAQTLAVRRNLRWVLDEVAKELGGLPQRPLVDLVLTGHAHCLEHLSTGDTGHADSYIDWIVCGGSGYSLRRQRKEGTELKETFGSIEREVARSHLYIGRSGHGSHKRRPYSFLRIDVKAGNPAKFVVQPFVAERYQRDWLEQDIEPFKI
- a CDS encoding helix-turn-helix domain-containing protein; the encoded protein is MLTKATEYFRTAKVVTQKVAELLSAQVCVTNEQGIVIASSNVELVGLSSNDLDTTATNHHLRVPLSVDMQAGEVIVGEPRNGDVISPRLAQVLVEMVINQTAIIDNLPTQHQLKDKLIYDLLHGLIDETTVIRYSKLLGLDLSPPRAVILIDASEYILGNYPQQPEETVEVKIRRRAQLVISSIVRFFHLPKDTICAYIGDGEIAVLKASNTKNLANWAKSGDVLEQSSYSWANLTALNRAAIALLACLRADTGTEISIGIGRYHPGIQGLAHSYQDARAALSLGCRFHGKNQVHCLAQLGIAALVGVSDEKTKIELATHLLSPLDREPELLATLDTFFATNLSSKATASQLLIHRNTLTYRLEKITSLIGLDPRRFDDAVQIRLALLLRSLNSTFAAKR
- a CDS encoding ion channel, with the translated sequence MQKRRSSRVVQIVKKNGRLNIVGVGKWYSFWRDPYHLLLTVPWTGFLAIVALGYMVGNALFALAYLLETNSIANARPGNFFDAFFFSIQTMASIGYGAMYPQTLYANILVAIESLLGLIGLAMGTGLAFARLSQPTARVIFSRVAVITSYNGVPTLMFRTANKRGNQILEAELRVRLAKDEVNAEGHFMRRVYDLQLIRSQNPSFALSWTAMHPIDKSSPLYGSTLETLAQEESSIIITLMGIDETVSQTIYARYIYVASDILWNMRFVDIILRSSNGDRYLDYSRFHDVIPS
- a CDS encoding YihY/virulence factor BrkB family protein, whose amino-acid sequence is MNIKVIISLLKETIAEWNKDKVARIAAALAYYTMFSLAPLLIIVIAIAGSVFGEDAARNEIVAQIQGLVGRDGAEFIQTAIENASQPAEGTFASVISVVVLLFGATGLFAELQDALNTVWEVKPKPEQGLLNVVRNRFLSFAMILGIGFLLLVSLVLSAGLSGVVNFFGSWFPFLSSFLQLFSFVFGFIVTTFLFAAIYKILPDVKITWSDVWIGAIITSFLFSIGRFLLGQYLGNSSFGSVYGAAGSLVVVLAWVFYASQILLLGAEFTQVYARRFGSGITPAENAVPLTPEARAEQGMQPNEPSETERPRRKRSNFLSRIFGGGNRRSPRRRNR
- a CDS encoding endo-1,4-beta-xylanase, giving the protein MHTLLKRRHFLMGLGALTGMGAFTTASQLRHFNKLVPAIADSSGIALAAEVALHSSARTKGLIFGAAATYQQLSSNQAYANLFAQQCGMLVPTNELKWQELRPSPGRFNFTRADWMARFARSHGMLFRGHTLVWHKALPNWFASTVNKQNAEKYLREHISRVAGHYAGQMHSWDVVNEAIDLQVQRADKLRNTPWLRFLGPEYIELAFRAAAEADPRALLVYNDFAIEHDTPQAEAKRTAVLRLLERLKSRGTPVQALGIQSHLFGHPDGVKFTQIRRFLRNVADLGLQIMITELDVNDQQLPKDAAVRDRAVAKIYTDFLSAVLDEPAVIAVMTWGLSDRYTWLANRKPRGDGGGLRPLPFDEQLRPKPAWQSLSGAIAQAPSRSSQPGLPIPTKFPDIAGHWAQGYIRALADKNIISGFPDGTFKPNAPVTRAEFAAIVTKAFPKASQNNPSIEFGDIPQSFWGYSAIQTAVRRGFLVGYPGRIFQPSQQIPRVQVVVALASGLNLSSNNTNVLSFYQDAAQIPNYATNKVAAATQRRMVVNYPTARQLNPNRNATRAEVAAFVYQALVDAGQAQPINSPYLVRV
- a CDS encoding AbgT family transporter, encoding MSHHMHQPEQTSPPQKPGWISKSLAFIEAVGNKLPDPLTLFFIFCLAVIVISAIAAALSVSVVNPGNDETIAAVSLLTPDGIRRIVTEAVTNFTEFPPLGTVIVAMLGVGVAEATGLLAALLRQLVLVAPARLISPTVVFAGVMSNIASDAGYVVLVPLGAIVFLAFKRHPLAGMAAAFAGVSGGFSANLLLSPLDPLLAGLSQSAAQLINPNYEVNATANYYFLAVSTFLVTLVGWYITDKIVEPRLGSYQGEATLEELTARERKGLRWAGYALLAFVVFVLALLLPPQGILRDPETSAIIPSPFIDGIVFLIAIAFLLPAIAYGKAAGTIRNDKDVAQSMGSAMSSLGYYIALAFIAAQFIAYFNWSNLGIITAVSGANFLRATGITGPPILLLFILLTVILDLFVGSASAKWAVMAPVFVPMLMLVGYSPELTQAIYRIGDSTTNIVTPLMPYFPIVVAFGQKYDRNLGIGTLISLMLPYSLSFLICWTVLFFVWLFLGFPLGPGAPMQI